From Pelosinus fermentans DSM 17108, the proteins below share one genomic window:
- the rsmB gene encoding 16S rRNA (cytosine(967)-C(5))-methyltransferase RsmB yields the protein MDAREIALKIINDVTSNHAYANIALVRELNRHKISDQDRRFITELVYGTIKAGETLDWIIGHYVTRSLNKVAPVILNILRIGMYQIFFLSKVPVSAACNQAVELTKKYGHAGTVKFVNAVLRNAGRGPEKVIYPDREKNIVQFLALKYFHPQWMVARWAKRLGADAAEELCQINNVTPGLSLRTNTLKNTREELLEILNLEGVSAEASAWTPEGIVCHSYPALSTLKSLRDGLFQIQDESSMLVAHVLAPKPGEFIIDACGAPGGKSTHIATLMGNKGRVLSTDIYDHKLALTQENAQRLGLTIIDVQSLDATTLGDNYARQADKVLVDAPCSGLGVLRRKADSRWRKTEDMFKELPILQMAILKSAAQCVKLGGTLVYSTCTTEPEENQDVVNNFLQENPDFALQHAGEMFPVTENKAEMVQLWPHIDHVDGFFISRLVRVK from the coding sequence ATGGATGCACGTGAAATTGCTCTTAAAATTATCAATGATGTGACAAGTAATCATGCTTATGCAAACATAGCCTTAGTGAGAGAGCTCAATCGTCACAAGATTTCTGATCAAGATCGTCGATTTATTACAGAATTAGTATATGGTACGATTAAGGCCGGTGAAACCTTGGATTGGATTATCGGTCACTATGTAACTAGGTCATTAAACAAAGTTGCGCCAGTGATTTTGAATATTTTGCGTATTGGAATGTATCAGATCTTCTTCTTGTCCAAAGTTCCTGTATCAGCAGCTTGCAATCAAGCAGTAGAATTAACAAAAAAATATGGACATGCTGGTACTGTGAAATTTGTAAATGCGGTGTTAAGAAACGCTGGACGTGGACCTGAAAAAGTAATTTATCCAGACAGAGAAAAGAATATTGTCCAATTTTTAGCCTTAAAATATTTTCATCCCCAATGGATGGTGGCTCGATGGGCGAAACGTTTAGGTGCTGATGCTGCCGAAGAGTTGTGCCAGATTAATAATGTGACTCCAGGTCTTTCATTACGTACCAATACGCTGAAGAATACCAGAGAAGAACTGTTAGAGATTTTAAATCTAGAAGGTGTGAGTGCGGAAGCATCGGCATGGACTCCAGAAGGAATTGTATGTCATAGTTATCCAGCGCTTAGTACATTAAAATCGTTACGTGATGGATTATTTCAAATACAAGATGAAAGCTCTATGTTAGTTGCTCACGTTCTGGCTCCTAAACCAGGCGAGTTTATTATTGATGCTTGTGGCGCACCTGGAGGTAAAAGTACCCATATCGCAACATTAATGGGAAATAAGGGGCGCGTTTTGTCAACGGATATTTATGATCATAAATTAGCTCTAACTCAGGAGAACGCTCAGCGGCTAGGTCTGACGATTATTGATGTGCAGAGTTTGGATGCGACAACCTTAGGTGATAACTATGCAAGACAAGCGGATAAAGTATTAGTGGATGCGCCTTGTTCTGGATTAGGAGTCTTACGGCGAAAAGCTGATTCTCGCTGGCGAAAGACCGAGGATATGTTTAAGGAATTACCAATATTACAGATGGCCATTTTAAAAAGTGCTGCACAGTGCGTAAAATTGGGTGGCACCTTAGTATATAGTACTTGCACAACCGAGCCGGAAGAAAACCAAGATGTTGTTAACAATTTTTTGCAGGAAAATCCGGATTTTGCCTTGCAGCACGCCGGGGAAATGTTTCCAGTTACAGAAAATAAGGCTGAGATGGTGCAGCTATGGCCACATATTGATCATGTAGATGGATTTTTCATTTCTCGTTTAGTGCGAGTGAAATAG
- the rlmN gene encoding 23S rRNA (adenine(2503)-C(2))-methyltransferase RlmN: MSNNIFGMFIEEIAAVIQPYGLPKYSAGQIAKWMYQDGVYDFKDMTNISKKHRTLLTEHFVIHSVIARAVEQSSDGKTSKYLLEFHDGMAVETVLMRQHYGNSVCISTQVGCAMGCVFCASTLNGVSRNLTGGEMLAQVLFINKVLQQEGSAVNTIVIMGSGEPLANYDNVLKFIKLCHAEYSLHLSYRGITLSTSGLVPEINRLAAEGLPLTLSISLHASNNELRSLLMPINNRYSLPEVMAAGDFYAEQTGRRVTYEYILIADLNDKIEHAKELAILMRGRLANVNLIPVNPVIERGLLRPDSKTIQHFEKILLERRINVTVRREMGTDIRAACGQLRNKVLNEK, from the coding sequence ATGAGTAATAATATTTTTGGAATGTTTATAGAGGAGATTGCAGCGGTCATCCAGCCCTATGGTTTGCCTAAATACAGCGCTGGGCAAATTGCAAAATGGATGTATCAGGATGGAGTTTATGATTTTAAAGATATGACGAATATATCCAAGAAACATAGGACATTATTAACAGAGCACTTTGTTATTCATTCTGTAATAGCGCGAGCTGTTGAACAATCGTCAGACGGTAAGACTAGTAAATATTTGTTGGAGTTTCATGACGGCATGGCTGTGGAAACTGTTTTAATGCGCCAGCATTATGGTAATAGTGTGTGTATATCAACTCAGGTTGGATGCGCCATGGGCTGTGTATTTTGTGCATCCACTTTAAATGGTGTTTCAAGAAATTTAACTGGTGGCGAAATGTTGGCGCAAGTTTTATTTATTAATAAAGTATTGCAGCAGGAAGGAAGCGCTGTGAATACCATTGTTATTATGGGATCAGGTGAACCCTTGGCCAATTATGACAATGTTTTAAAATTCATTAAATTATGCCATGCTGAATATAGCCTTCACTTAAGCTATCGAGGCATAACATTATCTACATCTGGTTTAGTACCAGAAATAAACAGATTAGCAGCAGAAGGATTGCCGCTGACGCTGTCTATTTCTCTGCATGCATCGAATAACGAATTACGTTCTTTGTTAATGCCAATTAATAATCGCTATTCCCTACCGGAGGTTATGGCTGCAGGGGATTTTTATGCCGAACAAACAGGCAGGCGAGTGACATACGAATATATATTAATTGCAGATCTAAATGATAAGATAGAGCATGCTAAAGAGTTGGCGATTTTGATGAGGGGACGTCTGGCTAATGTCAATTTGATTCCCGTTAATCCAGTAATTGAGCGTGGATTATTACGACCTGACAGCAAAACAATTCAACACTTTGAGAAGATACTTCTTGAAAGAAGAATTAACGTTACAGTTCGTCGTGAAATGGGAACAGATATACGTGCTGCCTGTGGACAGCTTCGAAATAAAGTTTTAAATGAAAAATAA
- a CDS encoding FhaA domain-containing protein: MKFVRSLENMFEKYIEGFFNNKFSSGLQPIEIGKQLVRTMDDEKTVGISKTYVPNLYIVYLNNADYSRIVSYSQTICKELSLYIAGQAEQRQYTIIGTPVIEFNEDIGITKGNFRVVSFFSEPLPEENKLESEDPGCHLDSDTRVFDKVECNMMGKEPCLLGTLTVLEGPDIGVKVDVKNNRVNIGRRASNELPLTDLNTSRLQAYVIVEDKNHILYDAKSLNGTYVNDHRIMRKELENGDHIKIGNTVILYEVN, translated from the coding sequence ATGAAGTTTGTGAGAAGTTTAGAAAATATGTTTGAAAAATATATTGAAGGCTTTTTTAACAATAAATTTTCCAGTGGGTTACAGCCTATTGAAATTGGTAAGCAATTAGTTAGGACAATGGATGATGAAAAAACGGTGGGTATTTCTAAAACCTATGTTCCTAATTTATACATCGTTTATTTAAATAATGCAGATTACAGTCGAATCGTTTCTTATAGCCAGACGATTTGTAAAGAGCTATCCCTTTACATAGCAGGTCAGGCAGAGCAAAGGCAATATACGATTATCGGTACACCTGTAATCGAGTTTAATGAGGATATAGGGATTACAAAAGGTAATTTTCGCGTGGTTAGTTTCTTTAGTGAACCACTGCCAGAAGAAAATAAGTTAGAAAGTGAAGATCCCGGATGTCATCTTGACTCTGATACTCGTGTGTTTGATAAAGTAGAATGTAATATGATGGGTAAGGAGCCATGTTTATTAGGGACATTAACAGTTCTGGAAGGGCCTGATATAGGAGTAAAAGTTGATGTAAAGAACAACCGAGTGAATATTGGTCGACGGGCCAGTAATGAATTACCACTTACGGATTTAAATACATCTCGTTTACAGGCTTATGTGATCGTAGAGGATAAAAATCATATCTTATATGATGCTAAAAGCCTTAATGGCACATATGTTAATGATCATCGGATTATGCGTAAAGAATTAGAAAATGGTGATCATATAAAAATAGGTAATACTGTTATTTTATATGAGGTGAATTAA
- a CDS encoding FHA domain-containing protein: protein MPNKEAFFNYIGIVLQYSLLGLIYYFLSKVIKIIYTDLDRAGQKKSSIGNEGNQFNFHKRANLLVVDSGHIKLSQNSFSLDDITYLGRNEQNGIIIDDSFVSHEHASINKGQQGYLLTDLNSTNKTYLNGQPIVEATLLKNGDLIKIGAVTFSFKG, encoded by the coding sequence ATGCCCAATAAGGAGGCTTTTTTCAACTATATTGGAATAGTATTACAATATAGTTTACTTGGATTAATCTATTATTTTTTAAGCAAAGTAATAAAAATTATATATACTGATTTAGACCGAGCAGGACAAAAAAAATCATCAATAGGAAATGAAGGTAATCAATTTAATTTTCATAAGCGGGCTAATTTGCTTGTTGTTGATAGCGGACACATTAAATTATCTCAGAATAGTTTTTCTTTAGATGATATTACATACCTTGGACGTAATGAGCAAAATGGAATTATCATTGATGATTCATTTGTATCTCATGAACATGCGAGTATTAATAAAGGACAGCAGGGATATTTGCTGACAGACTTGAACAGTACCAATAAAACGTATTTAAATGGTCAGCCTATAGTGGAGGCGACTTTATTGAAAAATGGTGATTTAATTAAAATTGGAGCGGTAACATTTAGCTTTAAGGGGTGA
- a CDS encoding Stp1/IreP family PP2C-type Ser/Thr phosphatase, with amino-acid sequence MLAHVISDIGLVRETNEDSYICDPPHLFIVADGMGGHVAGEIASKLAISTVNAYIQEHVGKDNLEILLKDAIIQANTSIYQMALSKEEFSGMGTTVTASYIDGDIIYWGHVGDSRMYLLRNGKLNQLTNDHSLVWELVQSGNITRDEAYVHPKRNLLTRAVGTSCLITVDTGFVQWKPGDIVLMCTDGLTNMVSEQNICTLMQRTDCEISSIVEQLVNQAKDAGGFDNITVILLKNEDI; translated from the coding sequence TTGCTAGCACATGTAATTTCTGATATTGGGTTGGTTAGAGAAACAAATGAAGATAGCTATATCTGTGATCCGCCGCATTTATTTATTGTGGCGGATGGCATGGGAGGTCATGTAGCTGGAGAAATTGCAAGTAAGCTTGCAATAAGTACAGTTAATGCTTATATTCAAGAGCATGTGGGGAAGGATAATCTTGAAATATTGTTAAAAGACGCAATAATACAGGCAAACACCTCAATATATCAAATGGCACTGTCTAAAGAAGAGTTCAGTGGTATGGGTACTACTGTCACAGCCTCTTATATAGATGGAGATATAATATACTGGGGGCATGTTGGTGATAGTCGTATGTATCTCTTGCGTAATGGGAAACTTAATCAACTGACAAATGATCATTCCTTAGTTTGGGAATTGGTTCAAAGTGGTAACATAACTAGAGATGAAGCCTATGTTCATCCTAAAAGGAATTTGTTGACTCGTGCAGTTGGTACTAGTTGCCTTATTACAGTTGATACTGGTTTTGTACAATGGAAGCCAGGTGATATTGTATTAATGTGTACAGATGGGCTAACCAATATGGTCAGTGAGCAGAATATCTGTACTCTAATGCAGAGAACAGATTGTGAAATTTCTTCTATTGTAGAACAATTAGTAAATCAGGCTAAAGATGCTGGTGGGTTTGATAATATTACTGTGATCTTGTTAAAAAATGAGGACATATAG
- a CDS encoding FtsW/RodA/SpoVE family cell cycle protein: MINTRQLERNLLVVAGIIMLNGILAVNLAHSVLNYQTLGAVTFIFAGFMAVNIVLCKIGHTGDPLFLPLASLLVGIGLIIILRLKPELFMLQVMWVGVGLSAFLISAILAKRLEQIAYFKYICGFIGVGLLLSAILFGVDIGGNKNWIIMGPVRFQPSEFAKIFIVLFLAAYLSERRELLTLATKHYGPFVLPHPRFIAPLIAVWGLGMLMFVLQRDMGAALLYFGLAIIMTYMVSGRSSYVIIGMISFLVGSVICYNLYSHIQLRVDIWLNPWSDPSGGAYQIVQSLFALGSGGIMGSGLTYGFPTMIPEVHTDFIFAAIGEEMGLIGAGAVILLYILMIYRAFRTSLLSLMPFSMMVAAGLAVSMALQTFLIIAGVIKFFPLTGITLPFISYGGSSIVSNFILLGMLFSISEVRGCDAK, from the coding sequence ATGATTAACACACGACAACTGGAGCGTAACTTGCTTGTAGTTGCAGGTATAATTATGTTAAATGGAATTTTAGCAGTTAACTTAGCTCATAGTGTTCTAAATTATCAGACACTAGGGGCAGTCACTTTCATCTTTGCCGGATTTATGGCTGTCAATATAGTATTATGCAAAATTGGACATACTGGTGATCCTTTGTTTTTACCTTTGGCATCTTTATTAGTTGGAATAGGGCTAATCATCATTTTGAGACTTAAACCAGAGCTTTTCATGCTGCAAGTGATGTGGGTAGGTGTGGGTTTAAGTGCTTTTCTAATCTCAGCAATTCTTGCTAAGCGGTTAGAACAAATAGCTTACTTTAAGTATATTTGTGGTTTTATTGGTGTTGGATTATTATTATCAGCGATATTATTTGGAGTAGACATTGGCGGGAATAAGAATTGGATCATCATGGGACCTGTTCGGTTTCAGCCTTCTGAGTTTGCAAAGATCTTTATCGTATTGTTTTTAGCAGCCTATTTGAGTGAAAGGCGGGAATTACTCACTCTTGCTACGAAGCATTATGGCCCCTTTGTATTGCCCCATCCAAGATTTATTGCACCTCTTATAGCAGTGTGGGGTCTTGGAATGTTAATGTTTGTTTTGCAGCGGGATATGGGTGCCGCTTTATTATATTTTGGTCTTGCCATTATCATGACATATATGGTTAGCGGCAGATCCAGTTATGTAATAATTGGCATGATCTCATTTCTAGTTGGTTCTGTAATCTGTTATAATTTATATTCTCATATTCAACTGCGAGTTGATATTTGGCTTAATCCTTGGAGTGATCCCTCGGGCGGGGCTTATCAAATTGTTCAATCTTTATTTGCTTTAGGGTCGGGAGGAATCATGGGAAGTGGTCTCACTTATGGATTTCCTACGATGATTCCTGAGGTTCATACAGACTTTATTTTTGCAGCGATTGGAGAAGAAATGGGGCTTATCGGTGCGGGAGCTGTCATCTTGCTTTATATCCTTATGATTTACCGTGCCTTTCGAACATCTTTGTTGTCTTTAATGCCCTTTAGTATGATGGTTGCTGCTGGGCTGGCAGTTTCCATGGCGTTGCAGACTTTTTTAATTATTGCTGGTGTCATTAAATTTTTCCCTCTAACAGGTATTACTTTACCTTTCATTAGCTATGGCGGGAGTTCCATTGTTTCTAATTTTATTTTACTCGGTATGTTATTTTCCATATCGGAAGTGAGAGGCTGCGATGCGAAATGA
- a CDS encoding peptidoglycan D,D-transpeptidase FtsI family protein gives MRNDMNDLATNIRKVAFGLLSLLVVLLFYLTYIQVVQSDFLIAHPLNRRTLEASRMIPQGMILDKSGEKLAYSKKVGESFKREYPYGAIAAQVVGYDSITYGRSGVESTFSRDLTGNNTSIAHLGAVSHLLTNRSGNNVVLTLDATVQETAYRALGNHKGAIVAINPNTGAILAMVSKPSFDPNEIDQQWKHISTDKSSPLLNRVTQGLYPPGSTLKVMIAEAARKEKVIDLKEKIYCEAALKIPPDYSLQESHLEAYGNINLEEALAVSSNVFFGTLSLKLGYKKMENIFERFGFKRSVGQELQEVASHLPDFSSLGDGDLAQTGIGQGSLLVTPLRMAMLASSFANEGKIMRPYLVDKITGLDGSLIKTFAPEEWLTPTTPQLADEINKMMVRVVRNGTGTAASLPGVLVAGKTGTAENSQGDSHAWFIGFAPADNPQVAIAVIVENAGFGGSIAAPMARQVFKAALQ, from the coding sequence ATGCGAAATGACATGAATGATTTGGCTACGAATATTCGTAAGGTTGCTTTTGGACTATTAAGTTTATTGGTTGTTTTACTTTTTTATTTAACTTATATTCAAGTGGTTCAAAGTGATTTTTTAATAGCGCATCCCTTAAATCGCCGTACTCTTGAAGCTTCTCGTATGATTCCCCAGGGGATGATACTCGATAAGAGTGGTGAAAAGCTAGCATATAGTAAAAAAGTAGGAGAGAGTTTTAAGCGGGAATATCCTTATGGAGCAATTGCTGCTCAGGTAGTGGGTTATGATAGTATTACCTATGGCCGGAGTGGTGTTGAGAGTACTTTTAGTAGAGACTTAACAGGAAATAATACCTCCATTGCTCATTTAGGTGCTGTAAGCCATTTATTAACGAACAGGTCTGGTAATAATGTAGTGTTAACATTGGATGCCACTGTGCAGGAAACAGCCTATAGAGCACTTGGTAATCATAAAGGTGCAATTGTGGCGATCAATCCTAATACAGGAGCTATATTAGCGATGGTAAGCAAACCAAGCTTTGACCCTAATGAAATTGATCAGCAATGGAAACATATTTCTACTGATAAAAGCAGTCCTTTGTTAAACCGAGTAACCCAGGGATTATATCCTCCAGGGTCTACGCTTAAGGTTATGATTGCAGAGGCAGCACGCAAGGAAAAGGTAATCGATTTAAAAGAAAAAATATATTGTGAAGCGGCTTTAAAAATTCCACCAGACTATAGTTTACAAGAAAGCCATTTAGAAGCTTATGGGAATATTAATTTAGAAGAAGCATTAGCTGTTTCGTCCAATGTATTTTTTGGTACATTATCTTTAAAATTAGGGTATAAAAAAATGGAAAATATCTTTGAGCGATTTGGATTTAAACGTTCTGTTGGTCAAGAATTGCAAGAAGTTGCTTCTCATTTGCCTGATTTTTCTTCTTTAGGAGATGGAGATCTAGCGCAAACAGGTATTGGACAAGGAAGTTTATTAGTTACTCCTTTGCGGATGGCTATGTTAGCAAGCAGTTTCGCAAATGAGGGGAAAATTATGAGACCCTATCTTGTTGACAAAATAACAGGCTTAGATGGAAGTCTTATAAAAACGTTTGCACCTGAAGAATGGCTTACTCCCACAACTCCTCAACTTGCTGATGAAATTAATAAGATGATGGTGAGGGTAGTTCGCAATGGTACAGGTACAGCAGCCTCTTTGCCAGGAGTATTAGTAGCAGGTAAGACTGGTACAGCAGAGAATTCCCAAGGCGATTCTCATGCTTGGTTTATTGGTTTTGCACCAGCAGATAATCCACAAGTTGCAATTGCGGTAATTGTTGAGAACGCTGGATTTGGTGGAAGCATTGCAGCGCCGATGGCTCGTCAAGTATTTAAGGCGGCATTACAATAA
- the pknB gene encoding Stk1 family PASTA domain-containing Ser/Thr kinase yields the protein MIDRTLDKRYTILEHIGGGGMADVYRAHDKLLDRSVAVKVLRSQFANDEEFVTRFRREAQAAARLSHHNIVNMYDVGKDDEVHYIVMEYISGETLKERILREPVPIEMAVRIAADIADALEHAHQNNLVHCDIKPHNILMTRAGRIKVTDFGIARAVSSVTMHHTATIIGSVHYFSPEQAKGTAVGAKSDIYSLGVVLYEMLTGTVPFNGETPISIALKHLQEEPRPIRELKPEVPPLLEAIVLKAMAKDVSNRYNDIGEMITDLKSVQNYFRDDHTRRLSRGDFPTQILPRLDEPIISQANSGTALEADNNHLQKKNHSKRVVWGLVLLLLFGFMIGAFFAFGKFWSNNEVTVPNVIGKQVEVARSLLVDQNLRVNVSESFSDKIPAGHVISQSPEAGNVVKEQRMINLVVSKGGEITVVPDLRGLSRRDAELQIKNAGLVVGRIDEQFNADTPVDVIINQQPRPPAQVNKNTAIDLVVSKGAGPRKFALPDFRGTPINTVNTQIESLKLKVGKVTEEVSDKYPSGTIIGQNPSPAAEITEGASVDLTVAKGNTSATKKAVVQITVPEGAIRQAVQIVITDTNGRRVVYENVHKPGDKVEKTVDGVGQVRVQVYINGVLLQEQTI from the coding sequence ATGATTGATCGAACTCTTGATAAAAGATATACTATTTTGGAACATATTGGCGGCGGCGGTATGGCTGATGTTTATCGTGCTCATGATAAACTATTAGATCGCTCTGTAGCTGTAAAAGTGCTACGCTCGCAATTTGCTAATGATGAAGAATTTGTTACTCGTTTTCGTCGCGAAGCGCAGGCTGCTGCCCGACTATCTCATCATAATATTGTGAATATGTATGATGTTGGCAAAGACGATGAAGTACATTATATTGTTATGGAATATATTTCAGGTGAAACTCTTAAGGAACGTATTTTGCGAGAGCCAGTGCCGATAGAAATGGCTGTGAGAATTGCTGCAGATATTGCAGACGCATTAGAACACGCTCATCAGAATAATTTAGTGCATTGTGATATAAAGCCTCATAATATCCTTATGACTCGTGCAGGACGTATTAAAGTTACAGACTTTGGTATTGCAAGAGCTGTAAGTTCTGTGACGATGCATCATACTGCGACGATTATTGGATCGGTGCATTATTTTTCGCCAGAACAAGCGAAAGGAACTGCAGTTGGAGCAAAATCCGATATTTATTCTTTAGGGGTAGTCCTTTACGAAATGCTGACAGGTACAGTGCCTTTTAATGGTGAGACACCGATTAGTATTGCATTAAAGCACTTACAAGAAGAGCCTCGTCCTATACGAGAATTAAAACCAGAGGTACCGCCATTGTTAGAAGCTATTGTATTAAAGGCAATGGCTAAAGATGTGTCTAATCGTTATAATGATATTGGTGAAATGATTACGGACTTAAAGTCCGTACAAAATTATTTCAGAGATGATCATACGCGGCGCTTATCAAGAGGAGATTTCCCTACACAGATATTGCCGCGTTTAGATGAACCCATAATATCTCAAGCCAATTCGGGGACTGCGCTAGAAGCGGATAATAATCATTTGCAGAAAAAAAATCATTCCAAACGAGTAGTATGGGGACTGGTATTATTACTGCTATTTGGTTTTATGATCGGTGCCTTTTTCGCATTTGGTAAGTTCTGGAGCAACAATGAAGTTACTGTGCCTAATGTTATTGGTAAGCAAGTTGAGGTTGCCCGCAGTCTTTTAGTAGATCAAAACTTGCGAGTGAATGTATCCGAATCATTTAGTGATAAAATACCAGCCGGACATGTTATTTCTCAATCTCCAGAAGCTGGCAACGTTGTAAAAGAGCAGCGTATGATTAATCTTGTCGTTAGTAAGGGTGGCGAAATTACTGTAGTTCCTGATCTTAGAGGACTTAGCCGGCGAGATGCAGAGCTGCAAATTAAAAATGCAGGACTTGTGGTAGGGAGAATTGATGAGCAGTTTAATGCTGATACGCCTGTTGATGTTATTATTAATCAGCAGCCGCGGCCACCTGCACAGGTTAATAAAAATACAGCGATTGATCTTGTTGTAAGTAAAGGTGCTGGTCCGCGCAAATTTGCTTTGCCAGATTTCCGTGGAACGCCAATTAATACTGTAAATACTCAAATTGAAAGCCTAAAATTAAAGGTTGGTAAAGTAACAGAAGAAGTGAGTGACAAATATCCTTCTGGAACGATTATTGGGCAAAACCCCAGTCCTGCTGCTGAGATTACAGAAGGTGCATCTGTTGATTTAACGGTTGCAAAGGGTAATACTAGTGCTACCAAGAAGGCTGTAGTGCAGATCACTGTTCCTGAAGGAGCAATACGGCAGGCAGTACAAATCGTCATAACAGATACAAATGGACGGCGTGTAGTTTATGAAAATGTACACAAGCCTGGTGATAAGGTTGAAAAAACAGTTGATGGTGTAGGACAGGTTAGAGTACAAGTATATATAAATGGTGTATTGTTGCAAGAGCAAACAATATAA
- the rsgA gene encoding ribosome small subunit-dependent GTPase A gives MQHGVILKTYNSFYYVKTNAKVTMCTLRGRFKKERFSLLVGDEVEYNITENGKGIIEKILPRRSMLQRPMIANIDQVIITFAAVSPDINTVLIDRFLVLAEMSDLDIVICINKIDLADSEELRPILELYRSIGYCVITISAKMGVGIEELRNQLAGKISVFAGPSGAGKSTILNTVEEGLTLVTGQVSEKIGRGKHTTRFAELLPLSSGGFVVDTPGFSFTEFENVKKNELMYYFPEIAAVVHECKFNTCLHLKEPQCAVKQLVAEGRIQEQRYHSYTEILAEIQDKKKGF, from the coding sequence GTGCAGCATGGGGTGATATTGAAAACATATAATAGTTTTTATTATGTGAAGACCAATGCGAAAGTAACAATGTGTACTTTGCGAGGACGTTTTAAGAAAGAACGCTTTTCTCTTCTAGTAGGGGATGAAGTAGAATATAATATAACAGAAAATGGCAAGGGAATCATTGAAAAGATTTTACCGCGTCGTAGTATGCTGCAACGGCCGATGATTGCGAATATCGATCAAGTGATCATCACTTTTGCAGCAGTAAGCCCAGATATTAATACCGTATTAATAGACCGATTTCTAGTATTGGCTGAAATGTCAGATTTAGATATTGTTATCTGTATTAATAAAATTGATTTAGCAGATAGTGAGGAATTACGACCGATTCTCGAACTATATCGTAGCATTGGCTATTGTGTGATTACGATATCTGCTAAGATGGGTGTTGGCATAGAAGAGTTACGTAATCAACTAGCTGGGAAGATTAGCGTATTTGCCGGTCCCTCTGGGGCTGGTAAGTCTACAATCTTAAATACTGTAGAAGAGGGGCTTACATTGGTAACTGGCCAAGTCAGTGAAAAGATAGGACGTGGTAAACATACGACTCGCTTTGCTGAATTGCTGCCTCTTTCTAGTGGGGGATTTGTAGTAGATACGCCAGGTTTTAGCTTCACTGAGTTTGAGAATGTGAAAAAAAATGAATTGATGTACTATTTTCCTGAAATTGCAGCTGTGGTGCATGAGTGTAAATTTAACACTTGCCTGCATTTAAAAGAGCCTCAGTGTGCTGTAAAGCAGTTAGTGGCAGAGGGGCGCATTCAGGAGCAACGCTATCATTCCTATACTGAAATATTGGCAGAAATTCAAGATAAGAAGAAAGGATTTTAA
- the rpe gene encoding ribulose-phosphate 3-epimerase — translation MIKISPSILSADFSKLAEDIKLVEAAGADMLHIDIMDGHFVPNLTFGPPVVAAIRKVTTLLFDVHLMVNNPQDFIEPFAKAGADLLTIHVETAPHLHRILQCVRELGLKTGVSLNPATPLSSIEEVLGEVDMVLLMTVNPGFGGQKFIPSMIPKIAKLKRMIDERNLKVDIQVDGGINPVTAREVVAAGANILVAGSAIYQADDIKKAICEIRGT, via the coding sequence ATGATTAAAATTTCACCATCAATTCTTTCAGCTGATTTCTCGAAGTTAGCTGAAGATATAAAACTAGTAGAGGCAGCAGGTGCTGATATGTTGCACATCGACATAATGGATGGTCATTTTGTGCCGAATCTTACTTTTGGACCACCTGTTGTAGCTGCGATTCGCAAGGTTACTACATTGTTATTTGATGTACATTTAATGGTTAATAATCCTCAAGATTTCATTGAACCCTTTGCTAAAGCAGGAGCCGATCTTTTAACAATCCATGTTGAAACAGCTCCACACTTACATAGAATCTTGCAATGTGTTCGAGAACTAGGGCTAAAAACGGGAGTATCCCTTAATCCGGCAACACCGCTATCTTCAATCGAAGAAGTACTTGGAGAAGTGGATATGGTCTTATTAATGACTGTAAATCCGGGATTTGGCGGTCAAAAATTTATCCCTAGTATGATTCCTAAAATAGCGAAACTAAAAAGAATGATTGATGAACGTAATCTGAAGGTTGATATACAAGTTGATGGAGGCATAAATCCAGTAACGGCTAGAGAAGTTGTAGCAGCAGGTGCCAATATTTTAGTAGCAGGTTCTGCGATATATCAGGCAGATGACATAAAAAAAGCGATTTGTGAAATTAGAGGGACTTGA